The DNA segment TGTATAAGACACTGAACCATCAGATTGAATTTCAACAGGCACAACTGTTTTATCCCCTTGTGTTGCAAAGGGGGTTTTAAATATTTTAGTCATAGGAATTATTCTCCGAAATTACTCTTCAGAAAGTTTTTACGATATTGACCATAACCAAAGGCTTTCTTGGTTACGATACGATATTTGACACCCACGCCAGAAGGACGCGGCATTAAGTCGAAGTTTTCTAATAAAAGGCGTAAACGTTCATCTGGATTAAAATTAAAAACGTAATACATATACGTCATATCAAAAGGATCGAGCACAAAAACTTTGCTATCTTCACGCCAGAAAAAACGTTTAAGGAACTCATTAATATTGGTCACGGTAGGGCTTTGGGTGAGATTAAAATAACGCATTCTCACCAGCATTCTTTTTTGATCTAAAGTCAGCGATAGAGTGTAATCAGCATTTCGTCGAAA comes from the Proteus appendicitidis genome and includes:
- a CDS encoding DUF2612 domain-containing protein produces the protein MNIQEFDFHSDLLKAILWQYENADKLKALAHLKAAYFNQSTVLFWQNWYRDVFNIDTANDFGLSVWSRILDVPLGIDIPPSDKNKIGFGFGKKKANFKANFRRNADYTLSLTLDQKRMLVRMRYFNLTQSPTVTNINEFLKRFFWREDSKVFVLDPFDMTYMYYVFNFNPDERLRLLLENFDLMPRPSGVGVKYRIVTKKAFGYGQYRKNFLKSNFGE